A part of Sulfurimonas sp. genomic DNA contains:
- the rhuM gene encoding RhuM family protein produces the protein MSDVVVYNDGELELKISVNEETIWLNQVQMAELFETSSDNISLHLKNIYKEKELTENSTVEDFSVVRQEGSRSVKRNIKHYNLDAIISVGYRVSSLKATKFRQWATSVLKNYIQNGYAINTHKITEQRLSLLENDMANIKSHIKNNTIEIKHGIFFNGQIFDAYVLLSDLINSAKVSIILIDNYIDESILTLLSKNQNVQFTLYTQNRSKKLQLDIEKYNKQYRNLEVKITKNFHDRFLICDETVYHFGASFKDLGNKVFAVNKIAISVNDLLKNI, from the coding sequence ATGTCTGATGTAGTGGTTTATAATGATGGGGAATTAGAGCTAAAAATCTCAGTTAATGAAGAGACTATTTGGCTTAATCAAGTTCAAATGGCTGAATTATTTGAGACGAGCAGTGATAATATTAGTCTGCATTTGAAAAATATCTACAAAGAAAAAGAGCTAACTGAAAATTCAACTGTCGAGGATTTCTCGGTAGTTCGGCAAGAAGGTAGTAGAAGCGTTAAAAGAAACATAAAACACTACAATTTAGATGCAATTATTTCTGTGGGGTACAGAGTAAGCTCGTTAAAAGCCACAAAATTTAGACAATGGGCAACATCTGTACTTAAAAATTATATCCAAAACGGTTATGCTATCAATACTCATAAAATTACAGAACAAAGATTATCTCTTCTTGAAAATGATATGGCTAATATCAAATCTCATATTAAAAATAATACAATAGAAATCAAACACGGAATATTTTTTAATGGACAAATATTTGATGCTTATGTACTTTTATCTGATTTAATAAATAGTGCAAAAGTTTCAATCATTTTGATTGATAACTATATAGATGAATCTATATTGACTCTGTTGTCAAAAAATCAAAATGTACAATTTACTCTTTATACTCAAAACAGATCTAAAAAACTACAACTTGATATAGAAAAATACAACAAACAATACCGCAATCTTGAAGTAAAAATCACTAAAAATTTTCACGATAGATTTTTGATCTGTGATGAAACCGTATATCATTTTGGAGCAAGTTTCAAGGATCTTGGAAACAAAGTATTTGCTGTCAATAAAATCGCTATATCTGTAAATGATTTGCTGAAAAATATATAA
- a CDS encoding type II toxin-antitoxin system RelE/ParE family toxin, translating to MQIIRDTSYLQKLQFIMEYIAQDSVNQALKFQVDLDETIDDIPNMPFKYKKSIYFNDKNIRDLVFKGYVVPYKIDTAKNQITIIGINKYMEKLK from the coding sequence ATGCAAATAATTAGGGATACTAGTTATCTTCAAAAACTCCAATTTATCATGGAATATATAGCACAAGATAGTGTGAATCAGGCTCTAAAGTTTCAAGTAGATTTAGATGAGACTATAGATGATATACCAAATATGCCTTTTAAATATAAAAAATCAATCTACTTCAATGATAAAAATATAAGAGACCTTGTATTTAAAGGTTATGTTGTGCCTTATAAGATTGATACTGCTAAAAATCAAATTACTATCATCGGTATAAACAAATATATGGAAAAATTAAAATGA
- a CDS encoding ORF6N domain-containing protein, producing MDTKNQVLNNIVVDDKIFIIRGIQVMIDKDLAELYKVQTSRLNEQVKRNIERFDGDFMFQLTKEEFDNLISQNATSSWGGVRKLPYVFTEQGVYMLATVLKSGIAVEVTKQIMRTFTKLKNQSVPYFDIIKRLEKLETNDKETTELLQKVVQVVSSMQSIYDEAREGTKKIGFV from the coding sequence ATGGATACTAAAAATCAAGTTTTAAATAATATTGTCGTAGATGATAAAATATTTATCATCAGAGGCATTCAGGTAATGATTGATAAGGATTTAGCCGAACTTTATAAAGTCCAGACTAGCAGACTGAATGAACAGGTTAAAAGAAACATAGAACGATTTGATGGTGATTTTATGTTTCAACTTACAAAAGAAGAGTTTGATAACTTGATATCGCAAAATGCGACATCAAGTTGGGGAGGTGTTAGAAAATTGCCTTATGTATTTACTGAACAAGGTGTTTACATGTTGGCTACAGTTTTAAAAAGCGGTATTGCCGTAGAAGTCACAAAACAAATCATGCGAACATTTACAAAACTTAAAAATCAGTCCGTACCATACTTTGACATCATCAAAAGGCTTGAAAAACTAGAAACAAACGACAAAGAGACAACAGAACTACTCCAAAAAGTGGTGCAAGTGGTTTCAAGTATGCAGAGCATTTACGATGAAGCTAGAGAGGGAACGAAGAAGATAGGGTTTGTATGA
- a CDS encoding 2Fe-2S iron-sulfur cluster-binding protein: MIREKVRVKTFKINGIDVTGQSNQTILEVARDNSIEIPTLCYLEGLSCVGSCRMCIVDIKGCKEPTPACTAKIREGMEVITSSPKIEASRKMILSMLFSERSHICSTCVANGDCELQSKSVELPLEHSQVPYLNQRFEIDASHKNFVNDPNRCILCTRCIRVCDEIEGAYAIGLLGRGLTTRIIHDMDEPWADSQSCTSCGKCVYVCPTGALYEKDITEEEVVKKRGIITELVKNRGK; encoded by the coding sequence ATGATTAGAGAAAAAGTCAGGGTTAAAACCTTTAAAATAAACGGCATAGATGTCACGGGGCAATCAAACCAAACCATACTTGAAGTTGCACGCGACAACTCCATCGAGATTCCGACGCTCTGCTATTTAGAAGGTCTTAGCTGTGTCGGTTCATGCAGAATGTGCATAGTTGATATAAAAGGATGTAAAGAACCGACTCCTGCATGTACGGCAAAGATAAGAGAGGGGATGGAAGTCATAACAAGCTCGCCAAAAATTGAAGCGAGCAGAAAAATGATACTCTCGATGCTTTTTAGCGAAAGGTCTCATATATGCAGCACATGTGTGGCAAACGGAGATTGCGAACTTCAAAGCAAATCCGTAGAGTTGCCGCTTGAACATAGCCAAGTTCCATACCTGAACCAAAGGTTTGAGATAGACGCTTCGCATAAAAACTTTGTAAATGACCCAAACAGATGCATACTATGCACAAGATGCATCCGCGTATGCGACGAGATTGAGGGTGCATATGCAATAGGTCTCTTAGGCAGAGGACTGACTACAAGAATAATTCATGATATGGACGAGCCGTGGGCTGACTCACAGAGTTGCACAAGCTGCGGCAAATGCGTCTATGTCTGCCCGACAGGCGCGCTTTATGAGAAAGATATCACTGAAGAGGAAGTTGTTAAAAAAAGAGGGATTATTACGGAGCTTGTGAAAAACAGGGGGAAATAA
- a CDS encoding NuoF family protein, whose amino-acid sequence MITSLNELKELADKKKCASGNSRQELRVCMGSSCISLGSAELGKSLQDELQNRDLEDKYKIKNVGCNGLCANGTLVSHCRGDGSTLYEKITTSDTKDLVESIQNGGLLKDKMCDITQPFFTKQTKIVLENTGIIDPDDIEDYIAHGGYEALFKALDGMMPKDVIEEVKTSALRGRGGGGYPAGIKWESVSKVVSEQKYIICNGDEGDPGAFMDRAVMESDPHRVLEGMAIAGYACGANKGYIYVRAEYPLAVEKLGRAIKQATKLGILGENIAHSNFSFNIEIRLGAGAFVCGEATALIASVEGNRGNPRQKPPHLTDYGLWGKPTVLNNVETLANIAPIIKNGGAWYRDIGTENSSGTKVFALTGHIKNTGLVEVPMGTTLRELIYEIGGGIPDGKKFKAIQSGGPSGGCIPKELLDLHVDYESLKNAGSIMGSGGLIVIDDSSNMVEIARFFMDFCRSESCGKCTPCRVGTTELTLLLDKFIKKEATKSDFELLKEMCEFVKSTSLCGLGQTAPNPVLSTIKYFESEYLEGINDD is encoded by the coding sequence ATGATTACATCTTTAAATGAGTTAAAAGAACTCGCCGATAAAAAAAAGTGTGCTAGCGGCAACAGCCGCCAAGAGCTGAGAGTCTGCATGGGAAGCAGCTGTATCTCTCTGGGTTCTGCAGAGTTGGGAAAAAGTCTGCAAGATGAACTGCAAAACAGAGATTTAGAAGATAAATACAAAATAAAAAATGTCGGCTGTAACGGACTTTGCGCAAACGGCACGCTGGTTTCTCACTGCAGAGGAGATGGCAGCACTCTGTATGAAAAGATTACGACTTCAGACACAAAAGATTTAGTTGAGAGCATCCAAAACGGCGGTTTGCTTAAAGATAAAATGTGCGATATCACTCAACCTTTTTTTACAAAACAAACCAAAATAGTCCTTGAAAATACGGGAATAATTGACCCCGATGATATTGAAGACTATATAGCTCACGGCGGATACGAAGCACTGTTTAAAGCACTTGACGGGATGATGCCAAAAGATGTTATAGAAGAGGTAAAAACAAGCGCTCTGCGCGGTCGCGGCGGCGGAGGTTATCCTGCGGGTATAAAATGGGAGAGCGTCTCAAAAGTTGTCAGTGAACAAAAGTATATAATCTGTAACGGCGATGAGGGCGACCCCGGAGCTTTTATGGATAGAGCCGTTATGGAGTCCGACCCGCACAGAGTGTTAGAGGGAATGGCAATTGCAGGTTATGCATGCGGTGCAAATAAAGGTTATATCTATGTTAGAGCCGAATACCCCTTGGCGGTTGAGAAATTAGGCAGAGCCATAAAACAGGCAACCAAACTTGGAATTTTGGGAGAAAATATCGCCCACAGCAACTTTAGTTTCAACATTGAGATTCGCCTTGGTGCGGGTGCGTTTGTATGCGGAGAAGCAACTGCACTTATCGCTTCGGTTGAGGGTAACCGCGGCAATCCAAGGCAAAAGCCTCCTCATTTAACAGATTACGGTCTATGGGGCAAACCCACTGTTCTTAACAATGTCGAGACTTTAGCAAACATTGCACCCATTATTAAAAACGGTGGTGCATGGTACAGAGATATCGGAACAGAAAACTCAAGCGGAACAAAAGTTTTTGCGCTGACGGGACACATAAAAAACACCGGACTTGTTGAAGTACCTATGGGAACGACTCTAAGAGAGCTTATATATGAAATCGGCGGCGGAATTCCCGATGGAAAAAAATTTAAAGCCATTCAGTCGGGAGGTCCAAGCGGAGGATGTATTCCAAAAGAGCTTTTAGATTTGCATGTAGACTATGAATCCCTTAAAAATGCAGGTTCCATTATGGGAAGCGGAGGCTTGATAGTAATTGACGATAGTTCAAATATGGTTGAGATTGCGCGATTTTTTATGGATTTTTGCAGAAGTGAATCTTGCGGAAAGTGTACGCCTTGCCGCGTAGGAACGACGGAACTTACACTGCTTTTGGATAAATTTATAAAAAAAGAGGCAACAAAGAGCGATTTTGAACTTCTAAAAGAGATGTGTGAATTTGTAAAAAGCACAAGCCTCTGCGGACTCGGACAAACCGCTCCAAATCCCGTTCTTAGCACCATAAAATATTTTGAAAGTGAATATCTTGAAGGAATTAATGATGATTAG
- a CDS encoding NAD(P)H-dependent oxidoreductase subunit E yields the protein MSTATDDRYNTLEKSMKKLGYDKSALIETLHTAQETFGYLGIDTLKFIAQRLRLPYSKVYGVATFYNYFRLKPKGKHNVVVCMGTACYIKGSNKILEKIEQRYGIKVGETTPDNVLSLLSARCFGSCSLAPVVVYDNVPKGKVTVEDSLCEIEEMIK from the coding sequence ATGTCAACAGCAACGGACGATAGATATAACACGCTTGAAAAAAGCATGAAAAAACTCGGGTATGACAAAAGCGCTCTCATTGAGACTCTTCATACCGCGCAAGAGACATTCGGGTATTTGGGTATCGATACTCTAAAGTTTATAGCACAAAGATTAAGGCTTCCCTACTCAAAAGTTTACGGTGTTGCCACATTTTACAACTATTTCAGGCTTAAACCAAAAGGCAAACACAATGTCGTTGTTTGCATGGGAACTGCCTGCTATATAAAAGGCTCCAATAAAATACTCGAAAAAATCGAACAAAGATACGGTATCAAAGTCGGTGAAACAACTCCCGATAATGTTTTGTCGCTTCTAAGTGCCAGATGCTTCGGTTCATGTTCCCTTGCTCCGGTTGTTGTTTATGACAATGTGCCAAAAGGCAAAGTGACTGTTGAAGACTCTTTATGTGAGATAGAGGAGATGATAAAATGA
- the hypB gene encoding hydrogenase nickel incorporation protein HypB → MCKDCGCGIIEHRYEHTHEHSHDMQTIHANPQLNDAKTIEVIEKILDKNDHEASHNRAHFESHGVLAINIMSSPGSGKTALLEKFAQMAKFKFAVIEGDLQTSKDADRLKAKGVEAYQIQTGSACHLDAFMVHKALHHIDLDAVDVCFVENVGNLVCPASYDVGTHLNIVLASVPEGNDKIAKYPVMFRKADLVLITKTDLLPYIEFDVEAEKKEARKLKPNVDILEVNIKDDDSIKRVLGWIEFKRGMRA, encoded by the coding sequence ATGTGTAAAGATTGCGGATGCGGCATAATAGAACATAGATATGAACATACTCACGAACACTCTCACGATATGCAAACTATCCATGCAAATCCTCAGTTAAACGACGCAAAAACTATCGAAGTAATAGAGAAGATTTTAGATAAAAATGACCATGAAGCTTCTCATAACAGAGCGCATTTTGAGAGTCACGGAGTGTTGGCGATAAACATTATGAGCAGTCCCGGGAGCGGAAAAACGGCACTTTTAGAGAAGTTTGCCCAGATGGCAAAATTTAAGTTCGCCGTTATAGAGGGCGACTTGCAGACCTCAAAAGATGCAGATAGGCTAAAAGCCAAAGGAGTAGAAGCTTATCAGATACAAACCGGCAGTGCGTGTCATTTGGATGCTTTTATGGTTCATAAGGCGCTGCATCATATCGATTTAGATGCGGTAGATGTCTGTTTTGTAGAAAATGTCGGCAACCTTGTATGTCCTGCCTCTTACGATGTCGGAACACACCTAAACATAGTCCTTGCAAGTGTACCGGAGGGAAATGACAAGATAGCAAAATACCCTGTTATGTTTCGCAAAGCCGATTTAGTGCTTATCACAAAAACAGACCTTTTGCCTTATATAGAGTTTGATGTAGAAGCAGAGAAAAAAGAGGCGAGAAAACTAAAACCAAATGTCGATATCTTAGAAGTAAATATAAAAGATGACGACTCTATAAAAAGAGTCCTAGGTTGGATAGAGTTTAAAAGAGGGATGAGGGCTTAA
- a CDS encoding NAD(P)/FAD-dependent oxidoreductase, producing MLKEKKVAIIGGGASGLLCAIFCAKKSLSVDVFEQNAKCAKKILVSGNGRCNITNKNLSPNDYFSQNPLFVEFALKEFGFGEFEKFCESIGLLLDIKDDGRVYPLSNEAKSVASLLLSHAKNLGVAIHTDKKISDIKKLLSEYDSVVVATGSEAASHLGGNRDGLEFAKEFGHNIIPTYPSLVQLHLNSNIAKKMSGAKIEGEVTLLVNNKKEATSSGDILFTDYGVSGFAVLDISQMASTALMEFSHVSISVNLLPNLNAQKLSAHINKLATSSLKMTIFDILIGLVPTKIASGILEELDISASLCQDEIGVKLAKKIANQMLNWRFEVSGTHGFRHAEVSGGGVDTTEINPKTFESLKQKNIYFCGEVLDVVGRRGGYNFAFAWASGYLAAKHIARA from the coding sequence GTGTTAAAAGAAAAAAAAGTAGCAATCATAGGCGGTGGAGCTTCAGGACTTTTATGTGCCATATTTTGCGCAAAAAAATCTCTAAGTGTTGATGTTTTTGAGCAAAATGCAAAATGTGCCAAAAAGATTTTAGTATCGGGAAACGGTCGCTGCAATATTACAAACAAAAACCTAAGCCCAAATGATTATTTCTCGCAAAATCCGTTATTTGTAGAGTTTGCACTTAAAGAATTCGGATTTGGCGAGTTTGAGAAGTTCTGCGAGAGTATCGGTCTTTTACTTGATATTAAAGATGACGGAAGAGTATATCCTCTAAGCAATGAAGCAAAAAGCGTCGCTTCTCTGCTTCTTAGCCATGCAAAAAACCTTGGTGTAGCTATCCATACCGATAAAAAAATCAGTGATATAAAAAAATTACTTAGTGAGTATGACTCCGTCGTCGTAGCAACCGGTTCAGAAGCAGCCTCACATCTTGGCGGAAACAGAGACGGTTTAGAGTTTGCAAAAGAGTTTGGGCATAACATCATTCCGACATATCCATCTTTGGTACAACTTCATTTAAACTCCAACATTGCAAAAAAGATGAGCGGAGCAAAGATAGAGGGCGAAGTTACACTGCTTGTCAACAATAAAAAAGAAGCAACTTCCAGCGGTGATATACTCTTTACAGACTACGGTGTCTCCGGTTTTGCCGTCTTAGATATATCACAGATGGCAAGTACAGCTTTGATGGAGTTTTCGCATGTAAGCATATCCGTAAACCTGCTTCCAAACCTCAACGCGCAAAAACTCTCAGCCCACATAAACAAACTAGCAACCTCATCGCTAAAAATGACGATTTTTGATATTCTAATAGGGCTTGTTCCGACAAAAATAGCCTCAGGAATTTTGGAAGAGTTGGATATTTCAGCCTCTTTATGCCAAGATGAAATCGGCGTAAAACTTGCCAAAAAAATAGCAAATCAGATGCTAAACTGGCGCTTTGAAGTAAGCGGTACTCACGGTTTTCGCCATGCAGAAGTAAGCGGCGGCGGAGTCGATACGACGGAGATAAACCCAAAAACTTTTGAATCGCTTAAACAAAAAAACATCTACTTCTGCGGAGAAGTTTTAGATGTAGTCGGTCGCCGCGGAGGATACAACTTTGCATTTGCATGGGCAAGCGGATATCTGGCTGCAAAACATATAGCTAGGGCTTAA
- a CDS encoding HAMP domain-containing sensor histidine kinase has product MLQAEKKSLIQFVSVFVGLNIIFLVILSTLYYNYQKKIYTEILQDEMIYYTETAYESVYYAQNIADLDEYLLHHPKFDIAMMDKNKNIIYPNPAPFKVKFKQGFFREDTHYFFIKTIELENIENIHYLIVRGDAIDEELNKTKQTILIVLIFSIVFFGAVIFILSKIFLRPLRQYIELLNKFITDAIHELNTPISVLSMSLETMEVDELSQKNLKSTNRMLIATRTLSHLYNDLTFTMFSSEHYPVQKTNLKELILQRIDYFMPLASTKNLSFTKELRECEIMINERLMGRIIDNLLSNAIKYNKKNGNIKIELNENSFSISDTGIGFDQSKSKEIFERYKRFDNSNGGFGLGLSIVKSLCDLYDIEIEAVSKIDIGTTFTLTWNNSRIIHT; this is encoded by the coding sequence TTGTTACAAGCTGAAAAAAAATCACTCATCCAATTTGTATCCGTTTTTGTCGGACTAAATATAATTTTTTTAGTTATATTATCTACGCTTTATTACAACTATCAAAAAAAAATATATACCGAAATTCTGCAAGATGAGATGATATACTATACCGAAACAGCCTATGAATCAGTATATTATGCACAAAATATAGCTGATTTGGATGAATATTTACTGCACCATCCAAAATTTGATATTGCTATGATGGACAAAAACAAGAATATCATATATCCAAATCCTGCTCCCTTTAAAGTTAAGTTTAAACAAGGTTTTTTTAGAGAAGACACTCACTATTTTTTTATTAAAACTATTGAACTGGAAAATATCGAAAATATTCACTATCTTATAGTCAGAGGGGATGCGATAGACGAAGAGTTAAACAAAACAAAACAAACAATACTTATTGTTTTGATTTTTTCTATTGTCTTTTTTGGTGCAGTAATATTTATTTTATCAAAAATTTTCTTGCGTCCTCTGCGTCAATACATTGAACTGCTAAACAAATTTATCACGGATGCGATTCACGAGCTAAACACTCCCATCTCTGTTCTCTCAATGAGCCTTGAGACAATGGAAGTAGACGAACTAAGCCAAAAAAATCTAAAATCAACAAATCGTATGTTAATCGCAACAAGAACACTCTCACATCTCTATAACGACCTAACATTTACAATGTTTTCCTCCGAGCACTATCCTGTTCAAAAAACAAATCTCAAAGAGCTGATTTTGCAACGAATAGATTATTTTATGCCGTTGGCATCTACAAAAAATCTTAGCTTTACAAAAGAGCTAAGAGAGTGCGAAATTATGATTAACGAACGACTCATGGGCAGGATTATTGACAATCTGCTCTCTAATGCTATCAAATACAACAAGAAAAATGGAAATATAAAGATAGAATTGAATGAAAATTCGTTTAGCATTTCAGATACGGGAATTGGATTTGACCAATCAAAATCAAAAGAGATTTTTGAACGCTACAAAAGATTTGATAACTCAAACGGCGGTTTTGGGCTTGGACTTAGTATCGTAAAATCATTGTGTGATTTGTACGATATAGAAATTGAAGCAGTATCAAAAATAGATATCGGAACAACTTTTACTTTAACTTGGAATAATTCACGAATAATTCACACTTAA
- a CDS encoding response regulator transcription factor: protein MKEKGSKLRLLILEDDLLICDIMSEFLSGCGYEVICVNDGNEAVDKAYEEHFDAFIFDVKVPLMNGFDVLKTLREAKQGAPAIFVTSLASIADLSKGYDAGCDDYIKKPFELKELQLRLEKLIQKSFSTNNSNKITLTQTWSFEPNNGKLFSANEELFLTKKETKLLNILISHKGKMVSNEQIIASVWNYDDEATEENLRTHIKKLRKILGKEIIQNVRKQGYLIVTS from the coding sequence ATGAAAGAAAAAGGTTCAAAATTACGACTTCTTATACTTGAAGACGACTTATTGATATGCGATATTATGTCTGAATTTTTAAGCGGATGCGGCTACGAAGTCATATGCGTAAATGACGGCAACGAAGCAGTAGACAAAGCATATGAAGAACATTTTGATGCATTTATCTTTGATGTAAAAGTACCTTTGATGAATGGATTTGATGTACTAAAAACACTCAGAGAAGCAAAGCAGGGAGCGCCGGCGATTTTTGTAACATCACTTGCCAGTATAGCTGACCTGTCAAAAGGATATGATGCCGGATGTGACGACTACATAAAAAAACCGTTTGAATTAAAAGAACTTCAATTGCGTCTTGAAAAATTGATCCAAAAATCTTTTTCTACAAACAACAGTAACAAAATAACCCTTACTCAGACATGGTCGTTTGAACCAAACAATGGGAAACTTTTTAGTGCTAACGAAGAGCTTTTTTTAACAAAAAAAGAGACTAAATTGCTCAATATACTAATCTCTCACAAAGGTAAAATGGTATCTAATGAGCAGATTATCGCCAGTGTATGGAATTATGACGATGAGGCAACAGAAGAAAATCTTCGCACACACATCAAAAAATTACGCAAAATATTAGGAAAAGAGATTATTCAAAATGTGCGAAAACAGGGATACCTAATTGTTACAAGCTGA
- a CDS encoding endonuclease MutS2 — protein MQIEKTSKIDTLINQLDLSDHINSFKQFFSRESSLYIEGDQELHYRYIKALDAIEFKAPPKVADFTNIKLHLQKHGVLQFEQIFEIVKVVRYFRYFKNRELEGIIGEWMDKFVIEPKFFEVEKYFTHDGKFEENLDEVLFGLGARIREHKANMSSSLKRLTSSPKLSPYLIDTQIHLINDEESLLVRGGFNHVLKGAIVGRSSSGGFYVSPDSILKSKEQIRYIVQEREAIFYTYAKEFSSKLAELLPFISFCDKEFTKFDNYQARVLFAKSKNLQLVKSKKDSKIILDSFIHPALHHAKPIYVDFSKNILMITGVNAGGKTMLLKSILSAAFMAKYIIPMKLNEHKSHIGGFKNILAIIDDPQNVKNDISTFAGRMQEFSKIFEYKDALVGVDEIELGTDSDEAAALFKVILDELILRGQKIVVTTHHKRLAALMADRNDVELMAAIYDELGRVPTYEFMHGIIGKSYAFETASRYGISNKIVNEAKAVYGDNSEKLNILIERGSQLERELKQKHQKVDEKLESIKAKELELKEEKQRVYEELEYERNALKDSYESAINEAKLAARAGDTKAIHRAMNKANQQLPPEKKEPQIVQVAEFNIGDNVKYHSKKGIIVAMKDKKEAIVEVDGMRVRVKTKDLKHTQIIHQKPRTDVNLQVQKRAGLKCDLHGMRAEEAIEELDKFISDALINGWDEVIVYHGIGTGKLSYAVKEFLKAHPKVKKFEDAPQHMGGFGAKLVTL, from the coding sequence ATGCAAATAGAAAAAACTTCAAAAATTGATACCCTTATCAATCAACTCGATTTAAGCGATCATATAAACTCATTCAAGCAATTTTTTTCTCGTGAGAGTTCGCTCTACATAGAGGGCGACCAAGAGCTTCACTACCGCTACATCAAAGCGCTTGATGCCATAGAGTTTAAGGCTCCTCCTAAAGTCGCAGACTTTACAAATATAAAACTCCATCTTCAAAAGCACGGCGTGTTGCAGTTTGAGCAGATTTTTGAAATCGTAAAAGTCGTTAGGTATTTTCGCTATTTTAAAAATAGAGAACTCGAAGGTATCATAGGCGAATGGATGGATAAATTCGTTATAGAACCAAAGTTTTTTGAGGTTGAGAAGTACTTTACACATGACGGTAAATTTGAAGAGAATCTCGACGAAGTACTTTTTGGTTTGGGTGCTAGAATAAGAGAGCATAAAGCCAATATGAGCAGCTCGCTAAAGAGACTTACCTCAAGCCCTAAACTCTCACCGTATCTCATAGACACACAGATACATCTTATAAACGACGAAGAGTCTCTTTTGGTTCGCGGCGGTTTTAACCATGTGCTAAAAGGTGCCATAGTCGGCAGAAGCAGCAGCGGCGGTTTTTATGTCTCACCCGATAGCATACTAAAATCAAAAGAGCAGATTCGCTATATCGTCCAAGAGAGAGAAGCGATTTTTTATACTTATGCAAAAGAGTTTTCATCCAAACTTGCCGAACTTTTGCCGTTTATCTCATTTTGCGACAAAGAGTTCACAAAGTTTGACAACTATCAAGCCAGAGTTTTGTTTGCAAAGAGTAAAAACCTCCAACTTGTAAAATCAAAGAAAGATTCTAAAATCATCTTAGATAGTTTCATCCACCCTGCTCTTCACCACGCAAAACCTATATATGTTGATTTTTCAAAAAATATTTTGATGATTACAGGTGTAAATGCGGGCGGAAAAACTATGCTTTTAAAGTCGATTTTAAGTGCTGCCTTTATGGCAAAGTATATTATCCCTATGAAGCTGAATGAACACAAATCTCATATAGGGGGCTTTAAAAACATTTTAGCGATTATCGACGACCCTCAAAATGTTAAAAACGATATCTCGACCTTTGCAGGGCGTATGCAGGAGTTTTCTAAAATATTTGAGTATAAAGACGCACTTGTCGGAGTCGACGAGATAGAACTTGGAACAGACAGCGACGAGGCTGCGGCACTCTTTAAAGTTATACTTGACGAGTTGATTTTAAGAGGGCAGAAAATAGTAGTCACAACGCACCACAAACGACTTGCCGCACTTATGGCTGATCGTAATGATGTAGAACTTATGGCGGCGATTTACGATGAGCTTGGCAGAGTTCCGACTTATGAGTTTATGCACGGAATCATTGGGAAGAGTTACGCTTTTGAGACCGCCAGCAGATACGGAATCTCAAACAAAATAGTAAATGAAGCAAAAGCAGTATACGGCGACAACAGCGAAAAACTCAATATCCTTATAGAGAGAGGCTCACAATTAGAACGGGAGTTGAAACAAAAACACCAAAAAGTCGATGAAAAGTTAGAAAGCATAAAAGCCAAAGAGCTTGAGTTAAAAGAAGAGAAACAGAGAGTTTATGAAGAGCTAGAATATGAGAGAAATGCCCTTAAAGATAGTTATGAGAGTGCTATAAACGAAGCTAAACTTGCTGCCCGCGCGGGAGATACAAAAGCTATACATAGAGCTATGAACAAAGCCAATCAGCAGCTCCCGCCTGAGAAAAAAGAGCCGCAAATCGTACAAGTTGCAGAGTTTAACATCGGTGACAATGTAAAATACCATAGCAAAAAAGGCATAATCGTCGCTATGAAAGATAAAAAAGAGGCGATTGTAGAAGTTGACGGTATGCGTGTCAGAGTTAAAACGAAAGATCTCAAACATACACAAATCATACATCAAAAACCTCGCACGGATGTCAATCTGCAAGTACAAAAAAGAGCGGGACTAAAATGCGATTTGCACGGTATGAGAGCCGAAGAGGCGATAGAAGAACTGGACAAATTTATATCCGACGCGCTTATAAACGGCTGGGATGAAGTCATAGTATATCACGGTATAGGAACGGGGAAACTCTCTTATGCCGTTAAAGAGTTCTTAAAAGCCCATCCAAAAGTAAAAAAATTTGAAGATGCACCGCAGCATATGGGCGGTTTTGGGGCAAAACTTGTCACCCTTTAA